The Vespula vulgaris chromosome 3, iyVesVulg1.1, whole genome shotgun sequence DNA window taaatgttacgtgtttgtttattttacgaGGTTTATAAAAATCCTAATAACagtagaagaaattttattttacgaatatagataatttaataaaccaACTccatgataaatatatacaaaccAATCACAATTTTTGTTACACAATTTAATCACGTTAAATCAGTggcaatatattataattacacatgtatacacgaaatataatattaaagcagcgcgaacgaaaaaaatgagatttaAACTGATTAGATTTAATCTTTGTTTATCATATCATAAAGTAATATAGCTTTTTcaataaagaaagatgaacTCACTTATTCGGATAAagggaagatagaaaatatatacttaaacGTTTTTCAAGTtgatgatttaattaaaaattaaaatcgctAATTTCAAGTTGTGACATAATTCATTTGTTATTGATAAATAAGGTAATCaagaatacaatttttattatttagttttattGATGATTTCTTCTTAAACTAAAATTTAATGTTTGTTCATTAATTCATGATTTGTAAATAGTTCACAAGAGAAGTGATAAAGCTATATAATTCATCATATTGTGCAAGACAAACATGCTGtaattctacaaaaaaaatggATTCATTAAAGTTGAAAGTAACTGATCCTAATGCAATTCTTTCATTAATAGAGGAATTATCTGATCTATCTTACACAGAAATACAAATGAAGTtaaatacatacgtgtgtatagTTCTATAacatataaacaattattgatttattaatagaaatataaattaataagatttcTTATAGATACAAGCAAAGACtggtatagaaatatattttcttgctcctattttatatgaaaggaaagaattagTTATTCATATGATAGGTAATAAAGTTTTGGATCATGAATTAAGATTACCTGTAagtgaatataatataattagaattttactttatttaaaagtaaacgacataaataaatacatataacatatatataacaataaatataatataataaataatactttatatagcATAGACATATATCATGATTTGgtatgataatgatattttacaaaataaagaattacttgaagatattaaaaatataaattctaacAATTCTTTTcagatatcaaatatttttaattcaataataaattccCAGAAAACAATAATGGCTAGTTCTTCAGAATTACCTAACGAATTATTACAACACATTTGTTTAGACAAACATTGTATTCAAGCaccatttcttcttattcctatACAACATCATCTGAAACAATTAACAGCATTAGTTGTGTGCTTAAATAGTTCTAAAGCTAAGAGTACTGATATAGACAAATGTAAGAAAGTGGTTCTGGAATGCTTTAGGTAAAATAGTTTTTATAGAGAAAATCTATCATGAAGTAATTTTAATGTTAGATATAAgtaaaaactaataaaaataagtacaCTTTTCTAGTAGTAACAATAGTAAATTGTACTACTGTATATAGATATTGCCTTGGATATATTCTAAGTTCATTAAAATGTTATGAAGAAActcgattaaaatatcaatgtCAAAATATACTTGCTATTTCTAGAAAACTTATTACTCATTTAggtacattatattttttctacttaatatttatttcaatctatgtatttgaattatattaaaatggcCTTATTCAATAGGAGATTTAACCGACCTCTTACATGAAATTATGACAGAAGTTAAAAAACTTACTAATGCAGAACGatgttctttatttcttttggaaGATGATCATCAAGAATTAGTAGCATATGTATTTGATGGAATATCAACGAAAAAggtgatttattataatttgtataccattaaatgatatatacaaaatacacCAAATATTTTGTTGCAGTTTGTTAAAGAAATGCGAATATCTGTCGATAAAGGTATAGCAGGTCATGTTGCTACAACAGGAAAACTATTAAATATCCAAGATACCTATAAGCatccattattttataaaggCATTGATGAAGTAACAGGCTTTAAGACTAAAAATATACTTTGCTTTCCTATTTATGATGAAAATGGAATTGTTGGTAAatgttaatgttattattgttattctaATATTGCAGTTAATAGTTACTTAATAAGTAAATGGTAAATATTATAGGCGTTGCTCaactttgtaataaaatagatGGCTTGTATTTTGATGAACTTGATGAAGAAATTGCAACAGCTGTTAGTATTTATTGTGGTATAACAATTATGcacagtataatatataaaaaaatgcaaGATGCACAAGctagaaataaattaagcAATGAAATCATGATGTATCATATGAAGGTAAGCTGTAAATTGtagatacataattttttaagtaaattttaatctattaaaaaCTTTACATTTTAGGTTGAAGAAGAAGCTGTTTTTGAATtggttaattataaaattaaagataatatcactgattttaatgaattttatttcagtCCTAGAGATATATCTTATGAAGACATGCCTTGTTATATGATCAACATCtttaatgatttaaatttcattgaatattttaaaataaaaatacacacatTAGCCAGGTacttaatttgtaaaaaacattaatttataattaagatgcggatatatatttacctgtgatattttttatctaggTTTATACTCTATGTTAAAAAAGCTTATAGAGATGCATCGTATCATAATTGGATTCATGCATTTTCTGTTGCGCATTTTGCTTATttactaattaaaaatttatacctCATTAGAGAAGATTATTTGACATACTTGCAGGCTTTCGTGTTTTTAGTATCCTGTCTATGTCATGATATAGATCATAGAGGAACTAACAATGCTTTTCAAACTACATCTGAATCAGTTTTAGCAAGTCTTTACAGTTCAGAAGGTTCGGTTATGGAggtcaatattatttacaatattataaaaaaaaatatttccttataaatacagatatatatgctcttatcattatttaatagaGACATCACTTTGCACAAACTATGTGTATTTTAAATACAGAAGGTTGTaacatatttgaaaattttaatagtcAGGAATATAAAGAGGCTTTGGTTTTCCTTAAAAGCAATATACTTGCAACTGATTTATCAAGGCATTTCCTTAATAcagagaaacaaaatgaaatatttagtaCTGGCTATAAAAAACATGATTCTGAACATCAGAAACTTCTTTGTGGCATGTTAATGACTTGTTGTGACCTTAGTGATCAAACGAAGAATTGGACAGTTACTAAAAAAGTTGCTgtaactattatatttataaattataagatatatatgtcgtaaataaaaaattagaaactttGTCTCCTTTTTGCATTAGGAATTAATCTATGAGGAGTTTTTTTCTCAAGgagatttagaaaaaagtatgGGTAAAACTCCAATAGAAATGATGGATAGAGATAAAGCATTTATACCAGATCTTCAAGTACAGTTCATTACAGATATAGTAGAACCACTTtttaagtaagtatatttacaaaacttttctttataatctttatgaaaaatgtttttgtttttcttagtAATCTGGCCATGTTATTTCCAATGACACAACCACTCGTTAAAAtcttaaagtataataaagcGTTGTGGGAAACTTCCAGAAAGGTAttcagaaaatatattgaaaatggaATAGAAGGTATGAATGTTCTTTTGGATCCAAATTTTGAAACTGAAGTATTTTATAGTCATTTTAAAGACAGTAATGAATGTGAAAGTGCAACAtgtaacttttaaatatatttagatacatatatcagtcttgtaaaaaataaattctatataaatctTACATATTTAAATCTAAATAAAGTAAcacaaaatatgaaatttcgaCGTAGTTCGAATGAATACAacttgttccttcttttttattcataccAAATACTTAAAATGctcaattaatatatagacAGACAtccatagatatatttttattaatagtatattttaattatgattggatattttgttttagatttatCATATGAATGATCCAATCAGactacaaatataaaaatctttacaaaaaaaaaaaaaaaaaaaaaaaaaaattgtatttaccTAATTACCTATATTTCTCGGAGAAAAGTTCAATTTTAGTATAACTTGTTAGAAGGTTGGCTGCACTTTTAAATGTTTTTGCTATAAACGGTAGTCGTATACTGGAATTCTTGCCTTTAGTGACGATATGTGcaattattgatatatgtagtatatgtagaaaaatatattatatatgtgtaataagaaaaaaattcgtgtttttgacaaataataaaatcatacatatatacgtatatatatatatatatacatattgattATCACTAATGTTGCATCGCGTCGaaagatgtaataaaaatgttggTGGCAGacgatatttgtttaaaaaagtgttttcattttaaattataaatttcatggTAGTGtttatgtgaatatatatcaGCATATTTCATGTGATTTAATTTCTCGTTATTCCATGATGGTTAGAATAAGCATATTGACTGATAACAGATGtcaatatattctttattgtaaactgtatatatattattgaattttataatttatcatctTGGTGGAAGTACTACATTATAACATGAAAACAAATAACaatcaatgaataatttaattagctACATTcgtaaattgttttttaaaatgaGTTCTGacgaagaatataatatagcaGCTAGATATAGAACGGTTAGAAAACGTTTGGATAGTCTGGGTTATCAGCAAGCACTATCTTTGGATGCTCTTCCTTTAATAGAGCGTTTATTGGCTGATCTTATTCAAACTACAGAAagtttaaaacattttaaaacTGTTGCACAAGAGAATATTGAAGTACGTAAAAgaatgtacaatatatatattttgattcgATTTACTTGGTcgtttataaaacattttacttttataaagtATGTTGTTATCTAACAGTAATACAGTTGCAAgaaaatagttatttattatacatatatacagcatataattaaaaaaatccaataaaaattttgattaaataagaAGTTTACTGAAGTTTACCAAACAATTGATAGATAAGGAAATATTCATCATACTCAAAGTTAGTCACAGATGTCAAAATTAATTCACTTGCTTTTTATATATGGGCAAGAAATTATCTCGTGATTATAATtgaaagattaataatttattatttctttttcaaattatgtATAGGCATGTACACAACTGCAATTGATAGTTGATCCATATAAATGTGACAATGCAAGATTAGTTCAGGAATGTAATCAACTTCATTTGGATCTGATAGAAACAGAGGAAGCATATCAAAAACAAATCAAGGATTTGAAGAAACAAGTATACAAATTAGAGTGTGAATGTAATGATCTACAATTAGCTTCTTCTAgaaatttgcaaaaaattaAGGATCTTGAAACTGAATCAGCtaaaaaatcgaagaagataTTAGATCTCCAAGGGAAATGCTTAAAACCAATTATAAGCAATATAGGAATTGGTAAAATGTTTTTGATCATTTATCATTAGACTCAAGAATATTTTTGAtctatgttaaataaatttgtaggTAACAAAAAGCGCCCTTGTTATCCACTTAGAAGACCAGTTATAGAAGCTGAACCGTTACCAAAAACAGGAAGTAGTAACAGTACATTACCAAGTACTCATGCTGTAGAGCCAAAAATATTAGACTTATTGAGCATGGCAGATCATAGAATGAGTTGTTTAAGTCATGAAGTAACAAAACTTAAAGGAGAATTGTCGTTGCAAACTGATAATGTGTACACATTACAAAATCaggtatatgaaaaatattcaatctatttaatagataaatttcttttttatttacaatttaaatatacaatattgtagttaacaacaaaagaaaaagagataatgagactgaaaaaaatgttagagGGTGGTCGGCCATATAATGCTGTTGCCAAAGATTGTCTTTGCAAAAAAGTTGATAAGATGCATATTGCATCCCATGATattgatgaaaataatgatttaaagaTTCTTTTACAAAGTAAACAGGAGCTAGAGCAACAGTTAAAAGGTAAAAACATAGTTTTAAACATGTtctttgtatataatacaatgtgtatatacaaattttgtgTACAAAACATTACATTTATCAGAAGCTGTAAATAAACAACATGAAGCTATGTCCCAAGCTATGAAACTTGCAGAGCGAAatgaagaattagaaaaagaattaagagaTATAGATCATATTGCTTTATCAGTAGAAGCTGATTGTAATTCTGCAGTtaaggaaaataatagaagagtATATAGACTTCaagtatatatgatatattatcttttacaatgaaatataaattatattatttactattgaattacatagattttattttatatttttcattcaacaTTTTAGGAAAAGTTAGAAGATGTAATGGAGCAGGTTCATGTATTAGAAAGTGAATTAGCAGTGAAGCGTAGAGAAGTACAAGAATTAACAGCAGATCTTGAAGCATGTAAGCTTGAAAAACGTAACATTCAAAGAACATTAGAATCTActttagaagaaaagaaaaaaattacaaacaaaataaatcaattaacgATAATAGGTATGTCTTTGTGATTTATGATACTAATTTTTATAACCACCATAAATGAAACTAATGTTTtagaaaaaagtttaaatgatgaaatagaaagattatctaaagaaaatgaatgtcaaaaacaagatattatacaattacaaTATACTAATAAAGTATTGAAAGAGCAATTAGGTACAGAAGTTGCTTGTGGAGACGATTTAAAacaagtaagagaaaaaggagaaaaaaatgatcaaaacaggggaaaaaaaagtatgggAAATAGAACAGGTAATGTACATTATAACGTGATTTAATATGATtaaatttgcaaatatttatgtatttaaattttcgtttttatagaTGCAGAAGATAGGGAGTGTTCATCATCTTtgcaagaaataaatattggCAGAGAAGAATATaagagtatatataaagaaggcGAAGTTAATAAGCTTGTTAATAATGATAGAACATCTGATAATATgcgaaaattaattattgaaaaggATCTACAAATAGACAATgtaagtataaatattattatgtagtTTAGAAGTAtcacatgtgtgtatatttaatgtatttcaATTGTTAATCATGAAATACATGAATTTTAGCTACAACAAAATATGAAACAATTAGAAAACGAACGAGATTATTACAGAAATGAATGCAATTGCTTGAAgcaaaaagatgaaaattctAACAAGGATAATGTAAGACTTGttttttggaattttttcatttataaaaatgttagataaatatttatataaaaattatttaaataaaattcttttatctgTTCATACAAAAATAGGTTGAATTGTGGACACGGTCTTATGAATTAAGATGTCaacttaatgaaaaagaaaaaataatttttgaattacaaaaagaaaaaaatgatttgtatcatgaaaaaaaagagttagaagcttataaaaatcaacaaaaaaaatctttcacaCCTTCTGGATCTTGCAAATTATATAAACCAGTTAGCACTTATGCACAGCTATCTTCAATATTACCACATGATATACATATTGAAACTAcaaaagtaagtaaatatcaattaagataattttccaagaaatattactccattagaaatatttaacggtataaatatatacgtattgttGGTTTGTATAGAGTATACAATTCTATAAAGTATACAAATCTCTTTTGTAGGTAATGTTGGATTCTTTGGAGCGTGAAAGGGATACAGCTAGAGCAGATGTTCAACGTTTGATAGAAGAGCGTGATGTATTATATGAAAGACTTAaggtaatttatttattaagagtatattttttttatataaaatcatatgttATAATAAGATATTGATTGATAGGGAACACAAAGAGGAACTGTAAATGGATATGAGGATCAATTGGAAGATCTACAAGAAGAATTAAGAAGAACTAAACAAGAATTAACAGCTCAACGTACACAATTTTTTCAGCTTCGGTATTTCATTTATCTgtgatatataaaacttataaatatttttaaagaaagataatttactttcttatatataatatgtcaTATGCTTTTtgcgattaatttttatgtagagcgaatgatattaaaaattaataaaatcaagaaTTGATTATTCAGGGCATTGCAGGATCAAACGGATCAAGCACTTGGAGATGTACAAGGTCAATTGACTGAATCAGAGACCGAATTAAATAAGGCGATAGATCGTAACAGAAATATGGAGCAACAGCATTTACAACTTGATGATCAAGTAAAGGAACTGAAACAAGAAATCAATAATCTCCATACGAATATGGCACATttagatcgagaaaaagatcAATTATTAGTACGTATCATTTCTATAGAATTTAGAATTGATATAGTTTAATAGTAtcgttataatattacaattatttaaatttttactaTTAGATGGTGTTGGATGAAAAGACTGA harbors:
- the LOC127062275 gene encoding centrosomal protein of 135 kDa-like isoform X6, whose amino-acid sequence is MNNLISYIRKLFFKMSSDEEYNIAARYRTVRKRLDSLGYQQALSLDALPLIERLLADLIQTTESLKHFKTVAQENIEACTQLQLIVDPYKCDNARLVQECNQLHLDLIETEEAYQKQIKDLKKQVYKLECECNDLQLASSRNLQKIKDLETESAKKSKKILDLQGKCLKPIISNIGIGNKKRPCYPLRRPVIEAEPLPKTGSSNSTLPSTHAVEPKILDLLSMADHRMSCLSHEVTKLKGELSLQTDNVYTLQNQLTTKEKEIMRLKKMLEGGRPYNAVAKDCLCKKVDKMHIASHDIDENNDLKILLQSKQELEQQLKEAVNKQHEAMSQAMKLAERNEELEKELRDIDHIALSVEADCNSAVKENNRRVYRLQEKLEDVMEQVHVLESELAVKRREVQELTADLEACKLEKRNIQRTLESTLEEKKKITNKINQLTIIEKSLNDEIERLSKENECQKQDIIQLQYTNKVLKEQLGTEVACGDDLKQVREKGEKNDQNRGKKSMGNRTDAEDRECSSSLQEINIGREEYKSIYKEGEVNKLVNNDRTSDNMRKLIIEKDLQIDNLQQNMKQLENERDYYRNECNCLKQKDENSNKDNVELWTRSYELRCQLNEKEKIIFELQKEKNDLYHEKKELEAYKNQQKKSFTPSGSCKLYKPVSTYAQLSSILPHDIHIETTKVMLDSLERERDTARADVQRLIEERDVLYERLKGTQRGTVNGYEDQLEDLQEELRRTKQELTAQRTQFFQLRALQDQTDQALGDVQGQLTESETELNKAIDRNRNMEQQHLQLDDQVKELKQEINNLHTNMAHLDREKDQLLMVLDEKTEKIVALERELIHKEQQANSMEQQMRDLQHKNEICVDQSTEYERQFRSLQLEVKNVQRQLETSNTDRENAIQENRRLQDDLAAVMCEVRNLQHELESSRAESYDLKRQLQTYVSEVRRAEEMLNRKENERTEMLNHFRSLSLEATVLENNNHSLESEAAEARGALQTAKDRLIDLERQLVDKDCLIRGYETQISELTQNVASMETQLRQQTEQRQRAEADLSAVRDLCIKMDQQKDLLMQQLEDKDVTKTQYETQLVRLRTEQDVIQDQTDRDRATIERLEALLDQARQESIKVQTTNQELQNEMSRLKQKISELQTTLSAESLELRQYQNQAAEYSKQISELRRQVTNERFDRARKEEENRRSLNSTPDSFNVDLNVVI